From one Chlamydiifrater phoenicopteri genomic stretch:
- the sctE gene encoding type III secretion system translocon subunit SctE, whose translation MTSGISGSSGNNFDPALQAQLAQNNQATGAAKSGDAKKTAGNSGAGDTEAAAGFEDLISSSTETGKASKQEGTTQTKKSSKNEKAGETASGSSSVSSASKTATAQAVKAPKGPGQNNYELPKLPMPENTAVDGVQIKKGMGTLALLGLIMTMLAQASAKSWQSSFQQQNQAIQNQVAMAPQIGDAIRTQAAHQAAATQAQATQSLISGITNIAGFALSAGIGIMSVSSKLGGLKSAAFKSETASAKGASTAASTASSSAMKATSTSLSSAAMKTVENAGKAVGSATKGATAAGSAASKAAVGALDDVAASTSKAAASATSKGSSAFSEALNNPGWKDKFVRGMNVAKTQGGRAAKMAGEAFMKAAQASQMIHVVTAGVDGIAGYVYQTQVAFHQKAAGMAEAESAMLQQYASVQDKYASQAGSLADKASESFTSALQTLQSIADSQTQTTSAIFN comes from the coding sequence ATGACATCTGGAATCAGTGGAAGCAGTGGAAATAATTTTGATCCAGCTTTACAAGCCCAGTTAGCTCAAAACAATCAGGCAACAGGAGCGGCCAAAAGCGGCGATGCAAAAAAAACTGCAGGAAATTCAGGAGCTGGAGACACTGAAGCCGCAGCAGGATTTGAAGATTTGATCAGCAGCTCCACAGAAACCGGGAAAGCCAGCAAGCAAGAAGGAACCACGCAAACTAAAAAAAGCTCAAAAAATGAGAAGGCTGGAGAAACAGCTTCCGGAAGCAGTTCTGTTTCCAGCGCCTCTAAAACAGCAACAGCTCAAGCTGTAAAAGCACCAAAAGGGCCCGGACAAAATAATTATGAACTACCAAAGCTTCCTATGCCCGAAAATACTGCTGTCGACGGCGTTCAAATCAAAAAAGGCATGGGGACTTTAGCTCTTTTAGGCCTCATTATGACCATGCTGGCGCAAGCTAGTGCAAAATCTTGGCAGTCAAGCTTCCAACAACAAAACCAAGCCATTCAAAACCAAGTTGCTATGGCTCCACAAATTGGAGATGCTATTCGAACACAGGCTGCCCACCAGGCTGCGGCCACACAAGCTCAGGCTACACAGTCATTGATTTCTGGTATCACAAATATTGCTGGTTTTGCTCTATCAGCAGGTATTGGGATTATGTCTGTTTCTAGTAAACTAGGAGGTTTAAAAAGTGCAGCGTTTAAATCTGAGACTGCCTCAGCGAAAGGAGCCTCAACAGCAGCTTCTACAGCCTCCTCCTCTGCCATGAAAGCTACTTCAACCTCCTTGTCTTCTGCTGCAATGAAAACCGTTGAAAACGCGGGTAAAGCCGTCGGGTCTGCAACAAAAGGAGCTACGGCTGCCGGGTCTGCTGCATCAAAAGCTGCTGTAGGAGCTCTAGATGACGTAGCGGCCTCCACATCCAAAGCTGCAGCTTCAGCAACTTCAAAAGGAAGTTCTGCTTTTAGTGAAGCTCTTAATAATCCAGGGTGGAAAGATAAATTTGTTCGTGGAATGAATGTAGCAAAAACTCAAGGAGGAAGAGCGGCCAAAATGGCTGGAGAAGCTTTTATGAAAGCTGCTCAGGCATCTCAAATGATTCACGTTGTGACCGCCGGTGTGGATGGGATTGCTGGTTATGTTTACCAAACACAAGTGGCTTTCCATCAAAAGGCAGCGGGAATGGCGGAAGCTGAATCTGCAATGCTGCAACAATACGCCTCCGTTCAAGACAAATACGCCTCACAAGCCGGTAGTCTTGCAGACAAGGCGAGCGAGTCTTTTACCAGCGCCTTACAAACATTACAAAGCATCGCCGATTCTCAGACTCAAACTACTAGTGCTATTTTCAACTAA